The following is a genomic window from Labeo rohita strain BAU-BD-2019 chromosome 15, IGBB_LRoh.1.0, whole genome shotgun sequence.
tattataaattcgttaattatctacatgtgatattaataaatggttcagttggctaatgacatgtaatgacGTAGACACCTCTGTAAACAGGAAATGCGGTTAAGAGCACAGCTGAAgctatgaatatatatatatatatatatagaatatcaTTCGTGATATTaacttacatacaaaaataaacaatatattatgaatTCGTTAATTATCTACACGTAATATTAATCTATAccaaacataatacattatgttttcattcattattttgggcaaaatttcattattatttttaagcaaGCATCTACTTCCTGCTTTCGACCTGTCATATCTTTGTGCATTAAGAACTGTATATCGCaacaattaatgtttatttgcaaatttaaattatttatgggtttttatttttatttacgcatttacttgtatttaatggttttttttttttttgtcaccaaCTCAACACTTAAAGtttctttgaaaatgttgtCTTAGAATTATGAATTGATAAAGTGCCATTTTTTATAAGAACTACATGACAGCTATTGCTTTGTTCTGATAACAAAACCTTTCACAATAAATTGTGTGTACATGTAGAGATAAAATATAGAGTTTACCTTATGTTAAAGAAAGTTGGGAGTCCACAAGCGTTGGACTAAACAATATATGAAGAGGAATAAACTCAAAGAACATGAAGATAATGCAGTttgagtatttcattttattggtcatacaaaacagcagtttaacatcactgttttattagCAGAGGCCCACCTGTTGTGTCTTCCGTTGTTACCACATACATTTAACAtgtaataatacacacacacacaagttccCTCCAGGATAAAAAACAAGACCTTCTTAAAAGCCATCTAAAAAAGTTGTTTATACATCCATATTTTTTCTCTAAACGCGTACTTAGTGATATAATGAACGCAATGTTGTAATCAAACATTGCAACTaatcaaataagacaaaacttGTAGCTCAACTACTCACCAACGCAGCGACAAACGAGCGGAAATAAAATCCTGCGGAGGGCGTTAGCGTCATTAACCAATGATATAATTTGTGGGCGGGGCGACACATGTAGCCCTGCCCCACATGCAGCTCCAcgccagtgttgccaacttggCGACTTTGTCGCTAGATTTAGCGACTTTTCAGACCCCCCTGGCGACTTTTTTTCGAAAAAGCGCCTAGCGACAAATCTAGCGACTTCTTGGACAAACCTTATTTAGTTTATGAGACACTCTGGTACTGCCGCGCGAGCGCAAAGTTGTGCTTTCCCAGCGCGCGCgcgctctccctctctctctatctgcGTCTGCTCTGTTCAGTGTGCGGCAGAGAAGCAGCACTTTCagataaaagaagatattctgttGCTTCTAACTCTATTTTACATGCAAGTATAGCCGAAATCACAGCACAGCCATTGTCTTAAtcgtatgtgtattttatttcattagacAATGTCGTGATTATGAATCACGATTTTAGTGTAGATAAATATCTTCGAGAGCTGGTTATGTAGTCCTAATGGGCTGCGTTTCAGTCACTATTTCATATTTACCCCGTTGTCTGACAAAAGAAAccgtaaaatatatcaatatatctatgaaatatataaatgaaaacagttttattgaatTTGGCTGCATTAAATAGCAGTATGTGAGCACAGAGACGCAAGACAATACGACGTAGCTAATATGCTGATGAGCGTATGACGTCATTTAGCGACATTTGACGACTTTTCAAATGGGGTTTAGCTACTTTCCATTGAAAAAGGTTGGCAACACTGGCTCCACCccgttctgcaggctgcagccaGGACCTTCTCGCGGAGTCcgcgtctctctcgcctccaCTGAGCCCGTTGAGTTtcaaccatagactgtaaaaaaatatggacgtagtgtccgtggcgtcacccgtaggtttctgaaaagcatttttgaagcttttGAAGTCAGCCGTCGCCaccttggaatcgcgtcactgcacgtcactcccggataatcgaaaatgggcaaacaggcgggacgtgggtggagctggttgctgaaaccacgcccgcctagcgcgacggtggtgacagcagcggcaatccacctgccactcaagtggccacgccctaaattatgcaaaactttaaggcttaatataaattaaacggatgagtttaaaaaaattcacccctctcacagttgacatgaagggctaaattagctatatagaccaaaatcactttttgaaccaggctgtaaacattttttttttctgctttgaaGTTGgtcattttaacatggggagtctatgggattgactcctttttgcagccagtctctagcggccagcgATTAGTTGCAGTTTTaatcacttccgtgttggcgtCAAGGTTGCCCCTTGGTTTTAACAGATCCCTTAAGGCGaatgtgattggttcatgcgataaaccCCGCCTCTTGTATTCATGCGCGTTCACgcacaatataatggcgttaatggaaagactaatttaaaaaaaaaaaagtgaacaacTCAAACACTTAGATATAatcactttgttacatcaaaatatgacttaaaatgacatgaaaacatgatatgtgggagtttttagttataaatcagcttggtgaaatttaaaataaatctctgtgtctgtgaccaatatttactgagctttgacTGACGATCCGaaagagtaaaaaataaaaaaaaaaaataataaaaaaaaaaaaatagctgaacacaagttcacaaataaactatattatttaaatcGTTACTGCGTtgagatattattttaatacatgtaaaatgcttaaaaacactgatgagattcatacttggatttaataaatagaatattgattacattgttattgtaaaaatattaaaatatatatatatatatatatatatatgtattatttaaattgttactgcgttgagatattattttaataaatgtaaaatgcttaaaaacactgatgagattcatacttggatttaataaatagaatattgattatattgttattataaaaatgttgtgtatatatatatatatatatatatatatatatatatataatttatttatttctgaaagtgaagataatgtttatttaactaactttttaaacaaagaatttacatttaattttaaaaattttgcctcctcatttcagaacaccaccgCACACCactaatatatattgtatattgtgttttgcaatattatataataaatatataataaaatgtgtaaacgtgtaataatctttaaataatatttcagttgtaatATATGTGTTCAAAATGCTCAACTGAGGTGCAAAatccagacttttattttaaaatagtccactCTTATTTTGGCAGAAGCACAAGCGCATTTCTTCACACGTCACTCGTCGCTGTTACCTAAGTGGTACAGTCAGCTGACTTCATACACAGATCAGTCTGCTTTCTGCTTTCTGCAGCTGGAGCTGGACTTTGTATCTGAACAACTGATTCCCCGTAAACGTTAAGTAGTAAAACAAATCATGACTAAATACGAGAATGTTGCTGTTCACGGCTACGAGGAATTTTGTAAAGCTGTGTctgaaagaaaaggaaaagacaTATTCGCTTACTTCTCTGGAGATAAAGACGACCAGGGCAAGAGCTGGTGTCCTGACTGTGTGAAAGGTACATTTAACATTCTACCAGGGGCtttcaaacctgtcctggaggCTCCCCAGCCCTGCACATCTCTCTCATGGCTTGGTAAAGAAAAACTAAACTGGGTGTGTCTCATAAGGGAGACAGACAAAACATACAGTGCTGGGGAGCTCCAGGACAGGTTTGGAAACGCCTGCATTATACAGTAGTTgtgcaatttcaaaaaattataaaactaaGAGTTTTTTCTCTTCCCTTTTTGCTCATGCAGCAGAGCCAGTGGTCCGAGGAGAGCTGTCTCATTTGCCAGAGGGATCTGTTTTCATTTACTGCCAAGTAGGAGACAGACCTTAGTAAGTTTACAAGACATTATTTCCAGTGAGACTGGttatataaacagaaatattgcatGTACGTTGCTGCATATACAAGATTCGTTTTGGCCTAAATTAAAGTTCTAGTTCACGTagatgactttgtttcttcatcagaacagatttgaaaatatttggcattacatcacttgctcacaaatggatccgctgcagcgaatgggtgccgtcagaatgagagtcaaaacagctgataaaaattgtgacgttaattaatggactggagtggtaCGTGTGTATTatcgtgatgtttttatcagctctctCTGACTgcacccattcgctgcagaggatccactggtgagcaagtgatgtaatgctaaatttttccaaatctcTTCTGATGagtaaacaaactcatctgcaccTTGGATGGcctgactgtatttttaattttagatttgtttGGTTAAGTGTTAATATCTAATTTCGTTGTTTTTGTCAGCTGGAAGGACCCAAATAATGACTTTAAGAAGAATCTGAAGCTGACTGGAGTACCTACACTGCTGCGCTATGGCACGGTAGAGATCAGTGCATGTTGTTTGATGAGTGGATTCAACATTTTACATTACTATGCATCCTGTTAATGTACTATACACATGAATcagtgtaatttatatataagtgtaaatgcatttaacatttttttgtctctttaaaGCCTCAGAAGCTGGTTGAAGAGGAGTGTTTCAAAACAGACCTGGTTCGAATGTTGTTCACAGAGGATTAATGTCCTGTCACGTGCTGCTGGATGACAACCACAACATTTCATTTGAATGATGACACAGTTTTTCCgctattatttttgtcatttgcaATCTGTGCTTCTGCTCTGCAGTGTTCAGCAAAACAAATTGTGACCTGGAATTATGCTGTGGTGATTGTACAAGTCTGGAAAGCATTCATGTAAATGAAACGGTGTATGCACAGAAGGTTTAATTTGTAACATAATCAGACATTTCAAGTGATTATCAAAAAAGGGACTCTGATCGCTCTTTCAAGTTAAGTATAATAAagagatacactaccagtcaaaagtttttgaacagtaagatttttaatgtttttttttaaagaagtctcttctgctcaccaagcctgcatttatttgatacaaagtacagcaaaaatggaaagattttgaaatatttttactatttaaaataattgttttctatttaaatatatattttaaaatgtaatttattcctgtgatcaaaggtaaattttcaacatcattactccactctttAGCGTGACATGATtttgcagaaatcattctaatattctgatttgctcttcaagaaacattttttaaaattattattattatcaatatttaaacagtggactgcattttttttttcaggattctttgatgaatagaaagatctgaagatcagcatttatctgaaataaaaaagcttttgtaaaattatacattatacgGTTCACAAGCTTGGAGTCACTATAATTTTTGGGGGGaattaaattatagaaattaatacttttatttagcaagggcgctttaaattgatcaaaagtgatgatgaagacgtTTATGATGTTACAGAACATTTCagcttcagataaatgctgttattctgaactttctattaatcaaagaaacctgaaaaaattctactcagctgttttcaacataataataataataaatgtttttttaagcagcaaatcagaatatcagaatgatgtCTGAAGGATTGcgtgactggagtgatgatgctaaaaattcagctttgaaattacaggaataaattacattttaaaatatatttgaatatatttgaaaaaggttattttaaatagtaaaaatatttcaaaattgtactgttttgctgtactttggttcaaataaatgcaggttttgAAAGAGActcctttaaaacattaaaaatcttactgctcaaACACGTTTGACTgacagtgtaaaataaaaataaaaataggcaTAACTTACcatcaagttgttccaaacctgtatgagtttctttcagctgttgaacacaaaagaagatattttgaagaatgttgttaaccaaacagttgacggtagccattgacttctagtgtgaaaaaacaacaaaagacttCTTATGTgttcagcaaaagaaaaaactcttgaaggtgagtaaatgatgacacaaaaTCTTCAATTTgattgaactatccctttaacactaAACATGTGaatcaattaaaatacagtaaacatacATAACGAAAATTGTTCATGATCCTAACCTATGAGATATGATTATGGCTGTTGCTACTTTGACTTTATATtcagaacaaaattaaaatgttttgaaaaactttgcatgtgtttttgtgctgtcCAAGTAAATATGATAGAGAATTATTGTGCGCTAAGCAGTCgtgggtttttgtttttattcctaACTTCAGCTAGcctattattaaaacaatgaataCAGTTACTAAGTAAATGGGTGTTTATTGTACAGTATCTGGTTGCAATTTTCCCATGCAGCATTATTTTGCTTAAAGCAGTGGTTTTTACCGTTCTGTTGTTTTTCGGTTGCTTTCAGTGGTAATTGAAATGAACATTTCAGGATGCATGAGGTAATCGCTGTAACCAGCATGTTCTGCTTAAATGAAAGAAGTGAATAATTTCCCAAAGCATAACATGTACTGATTACTCTGAGAATGTGTCTATACATTCATCTgtacaaaagagaaaaaaaaaacaggtatcTTTTTATGCAAACTGCGGGTGTGATTTGCCCGTCACCCTGTGGACCGAGTATGCCATGGTGCAATTGCACCATCTCGCCAGTAGATGTCGTGAAAGCCTCGCAGCGGGAGCCGGCGCTGTTGCTGAGGGCCGGTCTATAACCGGAGCGCATTCCTTAACACCGCTCACAGTGGAGACACACGACGGCCGCTGTCTCTCGAACCCGTGCGGCGACTCCGGGACTGCCAAACTGGGCACCAGGGCCTGCGGATATCCATCGAGCACTTTGGGTTTACCTTAAAATCGGCCGAATAAGCCAGCCAAAGCAAAACCAGACCGTTTCGAGAGCTCAGCAGCGATGTCGGAGTTTCTGGTGAATCTGCTCGGAGAGCGGCTCGTCAACGGGGAGAAAGCCGAGGTGGATGTTCACTCGCTGGGCAGTAAGCTGTCTCTGCTCGGGCTCTACTTCGGCTGCAGTTTGAACGGTCCCTGCAAACAGTTCAACGCGAGTCTCTGCGAGTTTTACAGCAAGTTTAAGAAATCCTCGGAGCACAAGGACAAATTGGAAATCGTCTTCATCTCATCGGATCAGGACCAGAAACAGTGGCAGGACTTCTTGCAGGAGATGCAATGGCCGGCGTTGCCTTTTAAAGACAGACACAAAAAGGTAAGATGAGTCAGTGGatttaacaaatgacacaaGACTGGAAATGATTTCAATTATAtaattgtctttgttttttaaaaaacaacaaacagactaaaagtgtgtgtgtgtgtgtgtgtgtgtgtgcaggtgtAAAGGATAAAGAAGTCTGGTCTAATGTTTTAAACCCTTTGACCTTTCATTGCAAGATGATAAATGAGCTCCATCTCTATATTCTTCTCAATAGTTGGGAACTAATTAAACTTGCTTTTTAAAGAGTATAAATCTGTACTCTTGCTTTCAAagctgagatttttttttttaataagatagCAAGATATTTTCATGCATACagctaatgcatttttattttttaaggcagatctgtaaatgttttatcCAGTCGGTCTCATAGCAAAAGAGCCTTTTGGATTTTATGGATGGAAAGTCTGGGATGAAAAAGCTTGGAATATTTTCATTAGACACACAAAGAAAAGCAGCCACACTTAACAGTATacaaattacttgtcatcccaaaaaataataaagcattcGTTGTAGGCAggtgtgtttttattatagCTAGAGGCTGTATGCTGCTAGGCGCTGTGaaggtgaaaaaaacaaaaacacatcctTTACAAACCACAGTATGCACATACTAACCCTAAACCGTTACACAATGACTGTTTTAATCACCGCCAAcctaaacacattttttccccCGTTTGCACTTGCCTATACAGTCAAAAATGCAGGCTGGTTTTGTTGCTCACTAGTTTTAAGGCACGTCCGGTGTGGGAATAAAAAGGTGTTGCTCAGGAAAACCTTAATTGCGGAAATTACAGTCattattaattacagaattaGACTATGAGCGCTTATAGAAAATTGTAGAAATAATTACTTGCTAAATGCATCTTTTCAGGGtgaaaaaatagcttttttgcAATTGTTAAAAGTAAACGCTTGGGTTATAACACACAAATTGTTGTAATATATCTACATGATTTATTTCTGCCGTCGTACCCTTTTTAAAATAAGGGTGTAGCAGGGAGACCTAAACGGACctgtttttaaactgtttcATTATTGAAAACACATTTGCAGTGCAGATTTTACCAGGCCCGTTTTGTGTCATTTATTGAAACAAATCTGGAAATTGTTACTGCGTCTCAGAGCACTTTTAATTGAGTTATCCTCCTGCTTATTCAAATGAGATCCTGTGGTTATGAATATTTCATCTCTGGTATACCAGTGATGAGAAATaacctttattaaatttgtattacCTCCACCAGAAACGTTAATGAATTTATCATGATTGTCATTCTAAAAACAAACTCGGCTTTGCATGAATTGCTTGGTGGGATTTTTCCCTATATGTTTACCGCTGTGTCATTAGGTCATTGGATATTTTCGTGCAATATTTTATCTTGGGTTTGAgtgatgtttgttttaaaggcTAATGCCATTTGGATCATGCTCAGATTTGCCCCTGTGTGCTGGTATCCATTTTGGTCCACTGCACCAGCTCCTCCTCCTGCAGCATGCCTTGGCACGTCTCACTGACGAGCAAATGATGTGCGTTTAATGGCTCGTACCGGTTAACAGTGGCATCGGTGGCAGccatataaatatttaagataAAATCTGCCACCATGCAAAATGCTGATTGTACTGCATGCAGTGTTTTAATAATACACACCGAGAAATGCTGTGTGTGGTGAGAAGAAGATAATGAagctgtgtgtttctgtgtgtgggAGTGTGTTTAAGGAAGGATTATTCAACTTAGATTTGTAGGGGTTTTTTGGTATTATGCAAGTGTTGTAGATTTATTTAGATGTTTGGTAGAAAATGTGGTTTACTGTTTAGATGCCAATATTTGTTATAGGCCaaggcctttttttttaaatgctgacaTTTGTGCAAATTACGCAGAGGGTGTTTTCATAAGCTTTGAATCTTGTTTTTTGGCATGTTTGGTGTTGTATAGAATGTTTTTCCTTGAGTTTTAAGGTTACAAATATGCTGTGTTTGCATGCAACTATTTTTATAGATATTTCCACTTCTCTGTTCTAACACAGTTATGATTTCATGCAACAATTTAcctatgtatttatatttatgtatgtatttattacttTCCACTGTGTTTTTCTACATTTGTAAGTCTGTATAAAAGCTCTAATTGAAGAATTGGTACAtttgtaaaagtgttttttcttggtgtagaaaaataagaattattcattaataaatattataataataaaatatatatatatatatatatatatatatatataaaatgatgtgtaaataataataattatataaagaaaCTCATATTATAATAAGAATTACAATAGGAAGaaaatttacacacacaaacatatatatacgtttatgtatttttctctctctctccttctctctctttatatatatattaatgcatatatttggtatatatgtcaacttattcatgtttacattcatacatttttgtacCTCGTATCCACGCATACATATTACAACATATTCTGTGTCTTATTTCTGCTTATTAGCAACACTTTTACATTGCATGCCAAAATGCTTTTGCCGTTAGCAAGACAGCCTAAGCCGTAACACAATATTAAGCCATAAATAATCCGAACACATTGTAGGTTGCTGTAATGTGGATCACACATCTTTGGTTTTGACTTGAGGCTTATTTCGTTTGCTCTTAATGGGAGATGTAAACGGCTCAGCCTGGTCCAGATAAGAGTGTTTGTTTTGAAGTAATAACATCTTGCGTCCTGCAGAGCGTCTGAGCTGTAAAGACTTTGACCGACCAATGTCACGTTCCCATTTGCAGCCCCAGCATGAGGATGAATCGTCCTTCCTCTCTTCATGGGAGAGTGAATATAGTGGctcttttgtgtttgtgttctttGAAGGCTTTAATTGCTGTGTGATGTTGGCCTGCTGCAAAGCAGAGTTGAGGTTGTGGTACCGCGGGGTATTAAGTGGCTCATTTCCCTCTCTCCTGGGGCAGAAGAGAGCCGGCTCTGTGTATAGCTGCAGGACTCGTCTCTGGCGAGACCAGGGCTGTGTTTGGAATAAAATACTAGCTCCATACTCGGTACACTACACTGCCTGCTaggttttttaaatagtaagtgAATTACTCCAGGTTAAATGTTTCAGTTGGTAGTATGCTGAATTATCACATGATCTCATTATGTTTGTCACAACCTTGTTATATGTTTCATTTAGAAATTTTAGGTCAAGTCAGTGGGTCTCgctcatatataaaatatgcactATATACATGCTATACAGTATTGGGGAaagttactatttaaaagtaatgcattacaatattggattactccataaaaaagtaactaattgctaTCAAATAGCATCCCTAGGTTCTAACTGATGatgaagaattgacagaacagccatcatgTGTTAGACAGTGTTCTAGGTTATTACAAGCAGAGGTTTTTGGTCTGATAGTTAAAACTATTACTAGTCATCCAGTTTCTTATATCAACTATGGATTGCATTAGTTTTGCAAATTGGTATGCTTTGTCAGGCTGCAAAGAAATACAGAGCTCAGTGTCATCAActtaacagtgaaagctaacaccttgtttcctgatgatatcttcCAAGGGCGACATGTCAAGTGTGAAAAGCAACGGTcttagtactgagccttgtggtactccataccggacttgatcgatatgatacctcttcattcgCTActacgaattgatggcggtcagataagtaTGATTTGAGCTATGCAAATTTCTGACTGGAAATCTTCACAGATAAGGAACATAGTTGTGAGGATACTACCTTTTTctgaaaagtaatgcattgcagtactttttgtcacctgaactgggcttgcttatttatttttaataagaaaaaaacccAGAAGTTTTATTGTTCACACCAAAAATGATGATCAGTGAATAAATGGGAGAACAAAGAAACTTGCaatactttatttgaaaaagtaaacgTTAGATGGTATGCTATTCCAAGTATATTTCCTCCTCTTTTAAGTTGCTTTTTTCAGTCTGCTCTATTACCTGGTTTGTCTCATCCTCTTTCACTTCACTCCGTCTGTCCTGCTTCCCATCAGCCAAAGATTTGCTTACCCAGTCATGCAGAGATAAGCCCTCCACACCAAAACAAAGCCTCTAACCGTGTTACGACTCTCTTACAAGCTGCGGATTAAGTATTGACTCTGTAACATCTGCAACATGAAGGCAAGTGAGAGATACGATAACCCGCAGCGCATTTATAGACCACATGAaagcaaaatgtatttaaataatcaagTTATTTTGGAGAGGAAGTGATAGGATTTCTATAAGCTCTTGTTTCTCTGAAATGGGCTGCGTCTGAAATCATGCACTTTTTGAGTAGGtagttctttttaataaatacgtACACCACaatcattaaaacagttttctatATATCCAGTGTCTTTTAGGGCTGGAAGATATGACCTAAAATCAAAATCTCAATTAATTGAACATTTTAACTCGATTACGATTAGTGAACGATTATTTACTGTGAGACGCAGCACTCAGGAAtggtttaccaaaaaaaaaaaagcgctgTGAAGAATGCCTACTTTGTTGCCGTCAAATGCAAAAGTTGCCATGTCAGcctgctactgtaaacaaaagcttgcaATGCTTGCCCCGCCTCCggggtcttctgattggtccactgttttggaactgacattgGTGAGCAGCGCTGTTtgtaaaagtttaaattctTTTAACTTGACATAGCATCTTAAACGCGCCACTCACGTGTGATACACTGCAAAAAGTATGTTTAGTGCTGACTACATATGTGGTATTATGTTTTTAA
Proteins encoded in this region:
- the txndc17 gene encoding thioredoxin domain-containing protein 17, with protein sequence MTKYENVAVHGYEEFCKAVSERKGKDIFAYFSGDKDDQGKSWCPDCVKAEPVVRGELSHLPEGSVFIYCQVGDRPYWKDPNNDFKKNLKLTGVPTLLRYGTPQKLVEEECFKTDLVRMLFTED